TAAGTTCAAAAACATATTAATTGTAAGCTGAAAAACTAGTTAGAGAAGCTATGGTGGATCCAGTCCCCCATAATGTTAGAAAGCTATGGGAAATCTGGAACATACGTACTTCTGTTATGTTCAGTCTCTTTCTGCAGACATTTCTCATATTCTTTGCCCCTTTCAGGAAACGCACAGCAAACAAGATTGTGAACATGCTCATCTGGTCAGCTTATTTACTTGCTGATGCAACTGCAGTTTTTGCTATTGGACTCATTTCCAACACCCAAAATTCTCCTACGCCTTCTGCCTACCCGGATAACAATGACCTCCTTGCTTTTTGGGCTCCATTTCTTCTGCTGCATCTTGGTGGCCCAGACACCATCACTGCTTTCGCCCTCGAAGATAACGAATTGTGGCGCAGGCACTTGCTGCAACTCGTGTTCCAGATCGTGGCTACAGGTTACGTCTTCATTCTAACTATTCCGGGAAATAAAGTAATTATTCCTTCGTTACTTTTGTTTCTTGGCGGTATTATCAAGTACTTGGAGCGAACTTGTTCCTTATATCTTGCCAATGCGGATAGGATCAGAGAATCTGTAGTCAAAGATCTGGACTTTCTGATCATGGCCGAGTTAATGAAGGAATACTCAAACAAAAAACAGGATTTCTACCCGGTAGGAATCAACAGCGTTGGAGGATTCAGCACCAGCCTATCTCAATCAGAAACTATAAACCTGAATGATCTGCAGCTTGTGCAAGAAGCTTATGATTTCTTTCAAGAATTCAAAGGAGTTATTGTGGATTCTATCTTCACCTTGGATGAGTTGATAAAGAGCAGACGTTTCTTCAACAACACAAATGCAGAAAATGCTTTGACAGTATTAGAAACAGAGCTTAACTTCATCTATGACATTATGTTTACGAAGGCCGCAGTAGTGCATTCAAAGTTGGGATATTTTTTTCGGTTTGTATCTTTTAGTTCAACTATTGCAGCCCTGGCTGTATTTTATTTCCAGGTAAAAAAACACGGTTTCAATGAGTTTGAGGTTTGGATTACTTATGCCTTGCTGTTTGGTGCCATAGGACAGGATATATTAGCCTTTTTCATGGGCATTTTCTCAGATTGGACGATGGCTTTGCTCAAATCAATTGACTGGGCAGCACCACTCTTCAGTAAAATCTCGTACCTCAAGCAAGCAAAATGGTATGTCTCTAAAACAACGCCAGAACACATGAATTTCGCTACATCAATTCTGTTCCGTAGGTGGTCTGGTTCTATCTTAGGCCATAACTTGATACGATACAGTCTCAAAGGTCGTCGTCCAAACAGAACTACCAAGTGCATTGGTATTCTTGTATATCCCATTCACTACTTGCTTATTTTAATGGAAAGAACGACAGATTTGTTGGGCTGCACATCTTGTGTAGATGAGATAATGCATGTTTCGAAGCATAAAATTACGAAACAGCTTTGGGAATTTATCTTCGCAGAGatgcaaaaaaaatccaagttcGTCAATAATGGAGAAAAGGCGAAGGAGATATTTTCTGCTAGAGGTGAATGGATTCTCAAACATGCTCATAGAAATCACAGCGAATTATTACTGCCTTTCATTCTGAAGTTTACTTACGATGAAAGCCTTCTAGTGTGGCACATTGCGACTGAGCTGGTATACAATACTGATGAAACCGATGCTGAAGAACATGCGAGAGAATTCAGTAAGATCATGTCTGATTACATGTTGTATCTTCTCATTATGCAACCTACTATGGTTGCAGCTGCAGGTGGtattggaaaaataaattttggcgATGGTTCGGGTGATGTGGGTAAACTACGAGTTGAAGATACTTTAGCCGAAGCCAGAAGACTTTTGAAAGTAAGGGTACTGGAATTGGACGAGCAAGTACGAGAAGTGTGTCGTGATTTTCTCAGCGTGAATACAGATGTTCATCCCGTGTCCGTTAAGGGAGATAAAAGCAAGTCTTTGCTATTTGATTCAGTTGTTTTGGCTaaaaaacttttgaatttgaggGAGGGGAAATGGAAAATAGTAAGCAAAATATGGGTGGAATTGCTGGCGTATGCTGCAAGTCACTCCAGAGGAAATGCTCATGTCCAGCAGCTAAGCAAAGGTGGAGAGCTTCTTACGATTGTTTGGCTATTGATTTCTCATATTGGACTAGGGGATCTCAAGGATGTGTAACCACCATTGAATGAATAATATTCAAGCTGTTAGAGAATTGTCAGTTGGATTAGAGAAGGAGAATTCATAGATTCAACTTCAATTAATTTAAGACTATATTTAATTCCTTATTAATGTTAAGTTTTTGATAAGTTATCACTTTATGGAAACGAGAGGTTAAAGAATACATTCGACTGAAATGTGAGGCTGACTACGACTAGAAAACTCGAGAGCAGATGAAGTCAAAAAGACAATTGTTCAAATAAAGTGAGAGGATCAATATAATTGAGCTCGGTTAATCTTGTACCATCTCAGCTTTTATTGAATGTCCGATTTTCTTGGGTTAATTTTCTAACATcagattttgttatttttacgGAATTTTATTGTAAATTCTCTGTTTTCTTAGCTTGTGATTGGAcagaaaatgaaatttatttgtaagaacatttaaaacaatcatATACTATAATTTCAGATAGCACAAGAAAAGGTTATTAATTAGTTTCATATTAATTGTAGTTCATATATAGAAGTTAGAGAGATTAATATACTTTTTAATCtatttgttaaattaaaaataataaccaAAATATTCAGGTTGTAAAATATACATTAACATGATTTCTTAGATCTCCACGTTTCATTAGACTGTAGCATGTACATTTTATACTGATCAAGTTTCAACTGAAAAAACCTTGTACGAAAAACATGTCTGGAGTCCTTGACACTAGCAACAAAAAAGGTTATCAGATGTACAAATTGCAGAAACAGACAACCATCCAGCAACCTATGAAATCCCCATTCTGCCTTAGAATCATGACTGGCCAAACTATGCATGGACCTAACAGCTGAACTGGCCTTTCTTATGTTTCCCGTTACCCTTTTCCTCGATTAGCTTGgcctttaaaaaaatcatataaccaTCTCTTCCGATGATGGAACAAACAAGTAGGATCGATCACCAACAAAAGAAACTTGACGTTAGTCTCGGCTGATGATCGTGTAATTAATAAGGAACCCACAGCTTCTCAACAACTTTGCAACATAGCGGCTGTTCAGCTAACTTTGACTATTTCATCTGCCTTGAGCAGTATCCAAATCAGATATATATACCTGCAAATCAAGAAATATATTAATCCAGAACATGAGACTAATGATCAATCATTTGACCATAACTTTTTCATTTAACACTTATTACCCAAATCAAGCATAAAAAGCCAACACAAACATAGAGGTTTCATAGAATCACCATTCCTTTTTTTTTACATCGGAAATAAAAATCACCGCTGGATTTTGCTCCAAACATAATATTGCTATACATGCatgaaaattcaaataaaatagcAAAAACTTAACTTTCCAACTCCACTTAACATCATACACTATCAATTACCATCATCTTCAATTTTCGCTTTTGATTTCACTCAATATTTTCCAACAAGATTCAATCTCATTAGAATATAGTAACTGTTTTCATCTTTCATTTGTTTATATCTATCAGTTCAGAAACTGAAATGCCTAGCTTTATTCTATAAAATCAATTGTAAaagattgtttttatatttataattcaaatatatatattatttttaacataaatacATGCTACTCAGGTAATTTGATTCACGCACCTCAGCAGATTTGCAAAAGCAAATATCTAAGTTAATCACTGTAGCTTCATTCTACTAACCTGGTCTATAGTTGCGTATGGAAAATACTGGAATTTATTTCCACAAACTTGCAAGACCAACAAGGAAATAAAATGATTTCTGCAAAAAAGTATCTGAATTGATATTCTTGCAATGAATTTTTTCTGATATACACAAGAGCAAGAGAGAGGATGCCTTGCCTTCATTTCAATTTAGGGGCATAAGGCGCAGGGCAAGGAGAGACAGTAAAATCAGGTAACTGATTAATCAAATCAACTGTTGTCTGCAAGCATGCATTGAGTATTTTCTTTTCCAATCTAACCAGCTGAGTAGCAACTCGTTTCTTAGGGTTCAAATCAGGATCTGCCAACTAAAGTAGccaaaaacagaaaagaaaattcaaattaaaactgTCAGTAAATAAGTAAGACTACaagtaatatataaaaaacCAACAGAACTATTTAGCAAATATTACCATCAATTCATCTTCACTCAAGCTAGTAGGATAACCAGCCAGGCGTCTCTTGAAATAACCTGCAAGCTGATCCAACACAGCTCGTTCCATACATGGGCTCATCTAAAGCAATGAATATAGCAATACAATCTCAGAAATAACAGTAAATGGTAACCAAACAAACCAATCATACAGCTTCATTTAAAAAGATCAACTTACTGGACAAATTGGTCCTTGAGAAGAAATAACAGATTGCATCTCAGAAGGCTCCGATACATAGCCCAACCGCAAATAAGGAAGTATATCTGATATAGCCTCTTTCTCCTTACCCACAAGTATCTAGAGCAAGAagacattaaaaaaattaaagaaaagaatCAGTGCACAAACATTAATCACTAGAACGGTTTGAATTCATACCTGAAACACTTGTATTGATAGTTTGCCATTTCTTTGAGCAACCATTCTTTTGTCTTGATATTGAGGATCTTCGATATCAAGTGCTGCCTGAAACAAACAGTACATTGTCCATTATTAACATAATAAGTTACATAACTGGGttggaaaagaaaagaaaacaattcAAAGACAAGATATACAATTCAAAAATACCTCTACGGTGACTCGGTCATAAGAATTATCTTCATCAAcaaaaccatagtttataagcAACTTTGAATTAGGCTGTGGTCCACACCTAATAAAAAAGGCCCAACTTCAAACAATCTGAGGCACTATAAGACAACATGAAACTGCATATTACATCAATTACAAACCAGACAACAATGGGTTCTCCAGCCTTGTATGGACGATCAATCACTAGTTGAACAGCACCATCAACAGCAGTTAACA
This window of the Mercurialis annua linkage group LG5, ddMerAnnu1.2, whole genome shotgun sequence genome carries:
- the LOC130014765 gene encoding uncharacterized protein LOC130014765, whose protein sequence is MVDPVPHNVRKLWEIWNIRTSVMFSLFLQTFLIFFAPFRKRTANKIVNMLIWSAYLLADATAVFAIGLISNTQNSPTPSAYPDNNDLLAFWAPFLLLHLGGPDTITAFALEDNELWRRHLLQLVFQIVATGYVFILTIPGNKVIIPSLLLFLGGIIKYLERTCSLYLANADRIRESVVKDLDFLIMAELMKEYSNKKQDFYPVGINSVGGFSTSLSQSETINLNDLQLVQEAYDFFQEFKGVIVDSIFTLDELIKSRRFFNNTNAENALTVLETELNFIYDIMFTKAAVVHSKLGYFFRFVSFSSTIAALAVFYFQVKKHGFNEFEVWITYALLFGAIGQDILAFFMGIFSDWTMALLKSIDWAAPLFSKISYLKQAKWYVSKTTPEHMNFATSILFRRWSGSILGHNLIRYSLKGRRPNRTTKCIGILVYPIHYLLILMERTTDLLGCTSCVDEIMHVSKHKITKQLWEFIFAEMQKKSKFVNNGEKAKEIFSARGEWILKHAHRNHSELLLPFILKFTYDESLLVWHIATELVYNTDETDAEEHAREFSKIMSDYMLYLLIMQPTMVAAAGGIGKINFGDGSGDVGKLRVEDTLAEARRLLKVRVLELDEQVREVCRDFLSVNTDVHPVSVKGDKSKSLLFDSVVLAKKLLNLREGKWKIVSKIWVELLAYAASHSRGNAHVQQLSKGGELLTIVWLLISHIGLGDLKDV